The Amycolatopsis viridis genome window below encodes:
- a CDS encoding PQQ-dependent sugar dehydrogenase: protein MGLVTALSAPPAAAAPPPGFALLDQPTGQNAFDLTDFAYLPDGGFLSTGKSGKLNWTAADGTTTRTLRALSVRNQGDLGLVSVAVAPDYATSKTIYLIRSVPSGSTFTLRLARWTVTGSPEPSGITGEQTLIDLPGGSDVHGMTGLIAAADGTLWVSTGDNADYTRVDENALKAVDRDSLQGKILHLTATGAGVPGNPYYDAANPASARSRVFASGFRSPFRFGLDPSSGLPVAGDVGWNEWEELDLVQPGRNYAWPCWEGNHRTPGYADLPGCASVTNTPPLWEYHHGNATNQGNSVTAGIVYTGSSYPAEYRGAFFFGDYVGKKLWTARWDSAGTLTKVPQDPPLATGIGGPVKFAAAPNGDIVYADIYSGNLRRLSYVTGNTTPVAKAATTADPATRTVTFDASQSTDYDGDALTYAWDFGDGATGSGVTATHRYPGDGPYTATLTVRDPLGGSGTTSFTVAPANHTPVITLTEPAAKDFAIGEQVSLAATATDAEDGPLQVNWTSTVLHCPEEATCHSHPGVGASGSAFRLPFTDHPDSRMVLTATTTDSAGVSTSTSYTAWPRRHRLTLKSNVPASLQIPSEGGVNSALVTEGVTLDVVAAETAADGVSRFTAWADGPAARTRTLTVTADSTLTANYATAIDQRYTSDPAVRALLGAPAAPEVQDGNVRYRVYAHGRMYWSAQTGVHEVHGAILGKYLELGGHTRFGAPATDELTTPDGTGRYNHFAGTPGTLAASVYFSPGTGAHAIWGVIRQKWAEHGWEAGPLGYPVTDELSTPDGVGRFNHFSREGSVYWTPANGAHSVWGLIRQVWQQTGWETGPMGYPVTDELTAPDGRGKYNHFDKAASIYFSPSTGAHEVYGAIRQRWAALGWERSYLGYPTSGEFPSAGGRRNNFQWGYIQWYPSGTVTDRR from the coding sequence TTGGGCCTGGTTACGGCGCTGTCGGCGCCGCCGGCCGCAGCCGCCCCGCCGCCCGGCTTCGCGCTGCTGGACCAGCCGACCGGGCAGAACGCCTTCGACCTCACCGATTTCGCCTACCTGCCCGACGGTGGCTTCCTGAGCACCGGCAAGAGCGGCAAGCTCAACTGGACCGCCGCCGACGGCACGACCACCCGCACCCTGCGCGCCCTGAGTGTGCGCAACCAGGGCGATCTCGGCCTGGTCAGCGTCGCGGTGGCACCCGACTACGCCACCTCGAAGACCATCTACCTGATCCGTTCGGTGCCGTCCGGCAGCACCTTCACGCTGCGGCTGGCGAGGTGGACGGTCACGGGTTCGCCCGAGCCGTCCGGGATCACCGGCGAGCAGACGCTGATCGACCTGCCCGGCGGCTCCGACGTGCACGGCATGACCGGCCTGATCGCCGCCGCGGACGGCACGCTGTGGGTGTCGACCGGCGACAACGCCGACTACACCCGGGTCGACGAGAACGCCCTCAAGGCGGTCGACCGCGACAGCCTCCAGGGCAAGATCCTGCACCTCACGGCCACCGGCGCCGGTGTGCCGGGCAACCCCTACTACGACGCCGCGAACCCGGCATCGGCCCGCAGCCGGGTGTTCGCCAGCGGGTTCCGCAGCCCCTTCCGGTTCGGCCTCGATCCCAGCAGCGGCCTGCCCGTCGCCGGTGACGTCGGCTGGAACGAGTGGGAGGAGCTGGACCTGGTGCAGCCCGGCCGCAACTACGCGTGGCCGTGCTGGGAGGGCAACCACCGCACCCCGGGCTACGCGGACCTGCCGGGCTGCGCGTCGGTGACCAACACACCGCCGCTGTGGGAGTACCACCACGGGAACGCCACCAACCAGGGCAACAGCGTCACCGCCGGGATCGTCTACACCGGATCCAGTTACCCGGCCGAGTACCGGGGCGCCTTCTTCTTCGGCGACTACGTGGGCAAGAAGCTGTGGACCGCGCGCTGGGATTCGGCCGGCACGCTCACCAAGGTGCCGCAGGACCCACCGCTCGCCACCGGAATCGGTGGTCCGGTCAAGTTCGCCGCGGCACCGAACGGCGACATCGTGTACGCCGACATCTACAGCGGCAACCTGCGCCGGCTGAGCTACGTCACGGGCAACACGACCCCGGTGGCGAAGGCGGCCACGACGGCCGACCCGGCCACCCGCACGGTGACCTTCGACGCGTCCCAGTCGACCGACTACGACGGCGACGCCCTGACCTACGCGTGGGACTTCGGCGACGGCGCGACCGGCAGCGGCGTGACCGCGACCCACCGGTACCCGGGCGACGGCCCGTACACTGCGACGCTGACCGTGCGCGACCCGCTGGGCGGGTCCGGCACCACGTCGTTCACCGTGGCACCGGCCAACCACACCCCGGTGATCACGCTGACCGAACCGGCCGCGAAGGACTTCGCGATCGGCGAGCAGGTGTCGCTCGCGGCGACCGCGACGGACGCCGAGGACGGCCCGCTCCAGGTCAACTGGACCAGCACCGTGCTGCACTGCCCGGAAGAGGCGACCTGCCACTCGCATCCCGGCGTCGGGGCGAGCGGCTCGGCCTTCCGCCTCCCGTTCACCGACCACCCCGATTCGCGCATGGTCCTGACCGCCACGACCACCGACAGCGCGGGCGTGTCCACCAGCACCAGCTACACGGCCTGGCCGCGGCGGCACCGGCTGACGCTGAAGTCGAACGTGCCCGCGTCGCTGCAGATCCCGTCCGAGGGCGGTGTGAACAGTGCGCTGGTCACCGAGGGCGTCACACTGGACGTGGTGGCCGCGGAGACGGCCGCGGACGGGGTGTCCCGGTTCACCGCCTGGGCCGACGGTCCGGCGGCCCGGACCCGCACGCTGACGGTCACCGCCGACTCGACGCTGACTGCGAACTACGCGACGGCGATCGACCAGCGGTACACGAGCGACCCCGCCGTGCGGGCGCTGCTCGGCGCGCCGGCCGCACCGGAGGTGCAGGACGGCAACGTGCGGTACCGGGTCTACGCGCACGGCCGGATGTACTGGTCCGCGCAGACCGGTGTGCACGAGGTCCACGGCGCGATCCTCGGCAAGTACCTGGAGCTGGGCGGTCACACCCGGTTCGGCGCGCCGGCGACGGACGAGCTGACCACGCCCGACGGCACGGGCCGCTACAACCACTTCGCCGGCACGCCGGGCACGCTGGCCGCCTCGGTGTACTTCTCGCCGGGCACCGGAGCCCACGCCATCTGGGGTGTGATCCGGCAGAAGTGGGCGGAACACGGCTGGGAGGCGGGCCCGCTCGGCTACCCGGTCACCGATGAGCTGTCCACTCCGGACGGTGTGGGCCGCTTCAACCACTTCAGCCGGGAGGGTTCTGTCTACTGGACGCCCGCGAACGGCGCCCACTCGGTCTGGGGCCTGATCCGGCAGGTGTGGCAGCAGACCGGCTGGGAAACCGGCCCGATGGGCTACCCGGTCACCGACGAGCTGACCGCGCCGGACGGGCGGGGCAAGTACAACCACTTCGACAAGGCGGCATCGATCTACTTCTCGCCGTCGACGGGCGCGCACGAGGTGTACGGCGCGATCCGGCAGCGATGGGCCGCGCTGGGCTGGGAACGCTCCTACCTCGGTTATCCCACCTCCGGCGAGTTCCCCTCCGCCGGCGGCCGCCGCAACAACTTCCAGTGGGGCTACATCCAGTGGTACCCCAGCGGAACAGTCACCGACCGGCGCTAG